The following are from one region of the Theropithecus gelada isolate Dixy chromosome 6, Tgel_1.0, whole genome shotgun sequence genome:
- the PPWD1 gene encoding peptidylprolyl isomerase domain and WD repeat-containing protein 1 isoform X1 codes for MAAESGSDFQQRRRRRRDPEESEKTELSERELAVAVAVSQENDEENEERWVGPLPVEATLAKKRKVLEFERVYLDNLPSASMYERSYMHRDVITHVVCTKTDFIITASHDGHVKFWKKIEEGIEFVKHFRSHLGVIESIAVSSEGALFCSVGDDKAMKVFDVVNFDMINMLKLGYFPGQCEWIYCPGDAISSVAASEKSTGKIFIYDGRGDNQPLHIFDKLHTSPLTQIRLNPVFKAVVSSDKSGMIEYWTGPPHEYKFPKNVNWEYKTDTDLYEFAKCKAYPTSICFSPDGKKIATIGSDRKVRIFRFLTGKLMRVFDESLSMFTELQQMRQQLPDMEFGRRMAVERELEKVDAVRLINIVFDETGHFVLYGTMLGIKVINVETNRCVRILGKQENIRVMQLALFQGIAKKHRAATTIEMKASENPVLQNIQADPTIVCTSFKKNRFYMFTKREPEDTKSADSDRDVFNEKPSKEEVMAATQAEGPKRVSDSAIIHTSMGDIHTKLFPVECPKTVENFCVHSRNGYYNGHTFHRIIKGFMIQTGDPTGTGMGGESIWGGEFEDEFHSTLRHDRPYTLSMANAGSNTNGSQFFITVVPTPWLDNKHTVFGRVTKGMEVVQRISNVKVNPKTDKPYEDVSIINITVK; via the exons tcttaGAGTTTGAAAGAGTCTATCTTGATAATCTCCCCAGTGCATCCATGTATGAGCGCAGTTACATGCATAGAGATGTTATCACCCATGTGGTATGCACCAA AACAGATTTTATTATTACTGCCAGTCATGATGGACATGTCAAgttctggaaaaaaatagaagagggaatTGAATTTGTTAAACATTTTCGTAGTCACCTGG GAGTTATTGAGAGTATTGCAGTTAGCTCTGAGGGAGCATTGTTCTGTTCTGTGGGTGATGATAAAGCAATGAAGGTGTTTGATGTAGTGAACTTTGACATGATCAACATGCTGAAACTTGG CTATTTTCCTGGACAGTGTGAGTGGATCTATTGCCCAGGGGATGCAATTTCTTCAGTTGCTGCTTCTGAAAAGAGTACGggaaaaattttcatttatgatGGCCGAGGAGATAACCAGCCACTTCATATTTTTGACAAACTCCATACATCACCTCTTACTCAGATACGGCTAAACCCAGTTTTCAAAGCAGTAGTGTCTTCTGACAAATCTGGGATGATTGAATACTGGACTGGGCCTCCTCATGAATATAAATTCCCCAAAAATGTGAACTGGGAATATAAAACTGACACTGATTTATATGAATTTGCCAAGTGTAAGGCTTATCCAACCAGCATATGTTTTTCACCGGATGGGAAGAAAATAGCTACTATTGGTTCTGATAGAAAAGTTagaattttcaggtttttaaCTGGAAAACTCATGAGAGTCTTTGATGAATCACTAAGC ATGTTTACTGAACTGCAACAGATGAGGCAGCAGTTACCAGACATGGAATTTGGCCGACGAATGGCTGTAGAACGTGAGTTGGAGAAGGTTGATGCTGTAAGATTAATTAATATAGTTTTTGATGAAACTGGACACTTCGTGCTATATGGAACAATGCTGGGCATTAAAGTTATAAATGTAGAGACAAACCG gtGTGTGCGGATTTTAGgcaaacaagaaaatattagagTGATGCAATTGGCTTTGTTCCAGGGGATAGCCAAAAAGCATCGTGCTGCAACTACTATAGAGATGAAAGCTTCTGAAAATCCTGTTCTTCAGAATATTCAAGCTGACCCAACAATAGTCTGTACATCATTcaaaaagaatagattttataTG TTTACCAAACGAGAACCAGAAGATACAAAAAGTGCAGATTCTGATCGAGATGTTTTTAATGAGAAACCTTCTAAAGAAGAAGTCATGGCAGCTACTCAAGCTGAAGGACCTAAACGAGTTTCGGATAGTGCCATTATCCACACCAGCATGGGAGATATTCACACCAAACTTTTTCCTGTTGA GTGCCCTAAGACAGTGGAAAACTTCTGTGTTCACAGCAGAAATGGTTATTATAATGGGCATACATTTCACCGTATAATTAAG GGCTTCATGATTCAGACAGGAGATCCAACAGGTACTGGTATGGGAGGAGAAAGCATATGGGGAGGAGAATTTGAAGATGAATTTCATTCAACATTACGACATGACAGACCATACACACTCAGCATGGCTAACGCGGGATCAAATACTAATGGATCCCAGTTTTTCATAACAGTAGTACCAACA CCTTGGCTTGATAATAAGCACACAGTATTTGGACGAGTGACTAAAGGAATGGAAGTTGTACAGAGGATCTCCAACGTCAAAGTCAATCCCAAAACAGATAAGCCCTATGAGGATGTCAGCATCATAAATATTACTGTCAAGTAA
- the PPWD1 gene encoding peptidylprolyl isomerase domain and WD repeat-containing protein 1 isoform X3 has product MSAVTCIEMLSPMWYAPKQILLLLPVMINMLKLGYFPGQCEWIYCPGDAISSVAASEKSTGKIFIYDGRGDNQPLHIFDKLHTSPLTQIRLNPVFKAVVSSDKSGMIEYWTGPPHEYKFPKNVNWEYKTDTDLYEFAKCKAYPTSICFSPDGKKIATIGSDRKVRIFRFLTGKLMRVFDESLSMFTELQQMRQQLPDMEFGRRMAVERELEKVDAVRLINIVFDETGHFVLYGTMLGIKVINVETNRCVRILGKQENIRVMQLALFQGIAKKHRAATTIEMKASENPVLQNIQADPTIVCTSFKKNRFYMFTKREPEDTKSADSDRDVFNEKPSKEEVMAATQAEGPKRVSDSAIIHTSMGDIHTKLFPVECPKTVENFCVHSRNGYYNGHTFHRIIKGFMIQTGDPTGTGMGGESIWGGEFEDEFHSTLRHDRPYTLSMANAGSNTNGSQFFITVVPTPWLDNKHTVFGRVTKGMEVVQRISNVKVNPKTDKPYEDVSIINITVK; this is encoded by the exons ATGAGCGCAGTTACATGCATAGAGATGTTATCACCCATGTGGTATGCACCAA AACAGATTTTATTATTACTGCCAGTC ATGATCAACATGCTGAAACTTGG CTATTTTCCTGGACAGTGTGAGTGGATCTATTGCCCAGGGGATGCAATTTCTTCAGTTGCTGCTTCTGAAAAGAGTACGggaaaaattttcatttatgatGGCCGAGGAGATAACCAGCCACTTCATATTTTTGACAAACTCCATACATCACCTCTTACTCAGATACGGCTAAACCCAGTTTTCAAAGCAGTAGTGTCTTCTGACAAATCTGGGATGATTGAATACTGGACTGGGCCTCCTCATGAATATAAATTCCCCAAAAATGTGAACTGGGAATATAAAACTGACACTGATTTATATGAATTTGCCAAGTGTAAGGCTTATCCAACCAGCATATGTTTTTCACCGGATGGGAAGAAAATAGCTACTATTGGTTCTGATAGAAAAGTTagaattttcaggtttttaaCTGGAAAACTCATGAGAGTCTTTGATGAATCACTAAGC ATGTTTACTGAACTGCAACAGATGAGGCAGCAGTTACCAGACATGGAATTTGGCCGACGAATGGCTGTAGAACGTGAGTTGGAGAAGGTTGATGCTGTAAGATTAATTAATATAGTTTTTGATGAAACTGGACACTTCGTGCTATATGGAACAATGCTGGGCATTAAAGTTATAAATGTAGAGACAAACCG gtGTGTGCGGATTTTAGgcaaacaagaaaatattagagTGATGCAATTGGCTTTGTTCCAGGGGATAGCCAAAAAGCATCGTGCTGCAACTACTATAGAGATGAAAGCTTCTGAAAATCCTGTTCTTCAGAATATTCAAGCTGACCCAACAATAGTCTGTACATCATTcaaaaagaatagattttataTG TTTACCAAACGAGAACCAGAAGATACAAAAAGTGCAGATTCTGATCGAGATGTTTTTAATGAGAAACCTTCTAAAGAAGAAGTCATGGCAGCTACTCAAGCTGAAGGACCTAAACGAGTTTCGGATAGTGCCATTATCCACACCAGCATGGGAGATATTCACACCAAACTTTTTCCTGTTGA GTGCCCTAAGACAGTGGAAAACTTCTGTGTTCACAGCAGAAATGGTTATTATAATGGGCATACATTTCACCGTATAATTAAG GGCTTCATGATTCAGACAGGAGATCCAACAGGTACTGGTATGGGAGGAGAAAGCATATGGGGAGGAGAATTTGAAGATGAATTTCATTCAACATTACGACATGACAGACCATACACACTCAGCATGGCTAACGCGGGATCAAATACTAATGGATCCCAGTTTTTCATAACAGTAGTACCAACA CCTTGGCTTGATAATAAGCACACAGTATTTGGACGAGTGACTAAAGGAATGGAAGTTGTACAGAGGATCTCCAACGTCAAAGTCAATCCCAAAACAGATAAGCCCTATGAGGATGTCAGCATCATAAATATTACTGTCAAGTAA
- the PPWD1 gene encoding peptidylprolyl isomerase domain and WD repeat-containing protein 1 isoform X2 produces MRRTKSAGLGLYLWRQHWPRRGKQPHEVGILNSYLDMEKVLEFERVYLDNLPSASMYERSYMHRDVITHVVCTKTDFIITASHDGHVKFWKKIEEGIEFVKHFRSHLGVIESIAVSSEGALFCSVGDDKAMKVFDVVNFDMINMLKLGYFPGQCEWIYCPGDAISSVAASEKSTGKIFIYDGRGDNQPLHIFDKLHTSPLTQIRLNPVFKAVVSSDKSGMIEYWTGPPHEYKFPKNVNWEYKTDTDLYEFAKCKAYPTSICFSPDGKKIATIGSDRKVRIFRFLTGKLMRVFDESLSMFTELQQMRQQLPDMEFGRRMAVERELEKVDAVRLINIVFDETGHFVLYGTMLGIKVINVETNRCVRILGKQENIRVMQLALFQGIAKKHRAATTIEMKASENPVLQNIQADPTIVCTSFKKNRFYMFTKREPEDTKSADSDRDVFNEKPSKEEVMAATQAEGPKRVSDSAIIHTSMGDIHTKLFPVECPKTVENFCVHSRNGYYNGHTFHRIIKGFMIQTGDPTGTGMGGESIWGGEFEDEFHSTLRHDRPYTLSMANAGSNTNGSQFFITVVPTPWLDNKHTVFGRVTKGMEVVQRISNVKVNPKTDKPYEDVSIINITVK; encoded by the exons tcttaGAGTTTGAAAGAGTCTATCTTGATAATCTCCCCAGTGCATCCATGTATGAGCGCAGTTACATGCATAGAGATGTTATCACCCATGTGGTATGCACCAA AACAGATTTTATTATTACTGCCAGTCATGATGGACATGTCAAgttctggaaaaaaatagaagagggaatTGAATTTGTTAAACATTTTCGTAGTCACCTGG GAGTTATTGAGAGTATTGCAGTTAGCTCTGAGGGAGCATTGTTCTGTTCTGTGGGTGATGATAAAGCAATGAAGGTGTTTGATGTAGTGAACTTTGACATGATCAACATGCTGAAACTTGG CTATTTTCCTGGACAGTGTGAGTGGATCTATTGCCCAGGGGATGCAATTTCTTCAGTTGCTGCTTCTGAAAAGAGTACGggaaaaattttcatttatgatGGCCGAGGAGATAACCAGCCACTTCATATTTTTGACAAACTCCATACATCACCTCTTACTCAGATACGGCTAAACCCAGTTTTCAAAGCAGTAGTGTCTTCTGACAAATCTGGGATGATTGAATACTGGACTGGGCCTCCTCATGAATATAAATTCCCCAAAAATGTGAACTGGGAATATAAAACTGACACTGATTTATATGAATTTGCCAAGTGTAAGGCTTATCCAACCAGCATATGTTTTTCACCGGATGGGAAGAAAATAGCTACTATTGGTTCTGATAGAAAAGTTagaattttcaggtttttaaCTGGAAAACTCATGAGAGTCTTTGATGAATCACTAAGC ATGTTTACTGAACTGCAACAGATGAGGCAGCAGTTACCAGACATGGAATTTGGCCGACGAATGGCTGTAGAACGTGAGTTGGAGAAGGTTGATGCTGTAAGATTAATTAATATAGTTTTTGATGAAACTGGACACTTCGTGCTATATGGAACAATGCTGGGCATTAAAGTTATAAATGTAGAGACAAACCG gtGTGTGCGGATTTTAGgcaaacaagaaaatattagagTGATGCAATTGGCTTTGTTCCAGGGGATAGCCAAAAAGCATCGTGCTGCAACTACTATAGAGATGAAAGCTTCTGAAAATCCTGTTCTTCAGAATATTCAAGCTGACCCAACAATAGTCTGTACATCATTcaaaaagaatagattttataTG TTTACCAAACGAGAACCAGAAGATACAAAAAGTGCAGATTCTGATCGAGATGTTTTTAATGAGAAACCTTCTAAAGAAGAAGTCATGGCAGCTACTCAAGCTGAAGGACCTAAACGAGTTTCGGATAGTGCCATTATCCACACCAGCATGGGAGATATTCACACCAAACTTTTTCCTGTTGA GTGCCCTAAGACAGTGGAAAACTTCTGTGTTCACAGCAGAAATGGTTATTATAATGGGCATACATTTCACCGTATAATTAAG GGCTTCATGATTCAGACAGGAGATCCAACAGGTACTGGTATGGGAGGAGAAAGCATATGGGGAGGAGAATTTGAAGATGAATTTCATTCAACATTACGACATGACAGACCATACACACTCAGCATGGCTAACGCGGGATCAAATACTAATGGATCCCAGTTTTTCATAACAGTAGTACCAACA CCTTGGCTTGATAATAAGCACACAGTATTTGGACGAGTGACTAAAGGAATGGAAGTTGTACAGAGGATCTCCAACGTCAAAGTCAATCCCAAAACAGATAAGCCCTATGAGGATGTCAGCATCATAAATATTACTGTCAAGTAA
- the PPWD1 gene encoding peptidylprolyl isomerase domain and WD repeat-containing protein 1 isoform X4: MKVFDVVNFDMINMLKLGYFPGQCEWIYCPGDAISSVAASEKSTGKIFIYDGRGDNQPLHIFDKLHTSPLTQIRLNPVFKAVVSSDKSGMIEYWTGPPHEYKFPKNVNWEYKTDTDLYEFAKCKAYPTSICFSPDGKKIATIGSDRKVRIFRFLTGKLMRVFDESLSMFTELQQMRQQLPDMEFGRRMAVERELEKVDAVRLINIVFDETGHFVLYGTMLGIKVINVETNRCVRILGKQENIRVMQLALFQGIAKKHRAATTIEMKASENPVLQNIQADPTIVCTSFKKNRFYMFTKREPEDTKSADSDRDVFNEKPSKEEVMAATQAEGPKRVSDSAIIHTSMGDIHTKLFPVECPKTVENFCVHSRNGYYNGHTFHRIIKGFMIQTGDPTGTGMGGESIWGGEFEDEFHSTLRHDRPYTLSMANAGSNTNGSQFFITVVPTPWLDNKHTVFGRVTKGMEVVQRISNVKVNPKTDKPYEDVSIINITVK; the protein is encoded by the exons ATGAAGGTGTTTGATGTAGTGAACTTTGACATGATCAACATGCTGAAACTTGG CTATTTTCCTGGACAGTGTGAGTGGATCTATTGCCCAGGGGATGCAATTTCTTCAGTTGCTGCTTCTGAAAAGAGTACGggaaaaattttcatttatgatGGCCGAGGAGATAACCAGCCACTTCATATTTTTGACAAACTCCATACATCACCTCTTACTCAGATACGGCTAAACCCAGTTTTCAAAGCAGTAGTGTCTTCTGACAAATCTGGGATGATTGAATACTGGACTGGGCCTCCTCATGAATATAAATTCCCCAAAAATGTGAACTGGGAATATAAAACTGACACTGATTTATATGAATTTGCCAAGTGTAAGGCTTATCCAACCAGCATATGTTTTTCACCGGATGGGAAGAAAATAGCTACTATTGGTTCTGATAGAAAAGTTagaattttcaggtttttaaCTGGAAAACTCATGAGAGTCTTTGATGAATCACTAAGC ATGTTTACTGAACTGCAACAGATGAGGCAGCAGTTACCAGACATGGAATTTGGCCGACGAATGGCTGTAGAACGTGAGTTGGAGAAGGTTGATGCTGTAAGATTAATTAATATAGTTTTTGATGAAACTGGACACTTCGTGCTATATGGAACAATGCTGGGCATTAAAGTTATAAATGTAGAGACAAACCG gtGTGTGCGGATTTTAGgcaaacaagaaaatattagagTGATGCAATTGGCTTTGTTCCAGGGGATAGCCAAAAAGCATCGTGCTGCAACTACTATAGAGATGAAAGCTTCTGAAAATCCTGTTCTTCAGAATATTCAAGCTGACCCAACAATAGTCTGTACATCATTcaaaaagaatagattttataTG TTTACCAAACGAGAACCAGAAGATACAAAAAGTGCAGATTCTGATCGAGATGTTTTTAATGAGAAACCTTCTAAAGAAGAAGTCATGGCAGCTACTCAAGCTGAAGGACCTAAACGAGTTTCGGATAGTGCCATTATCCACACCAGCATGGGAGATATTCACACCAAACTTTTTCCTGTTGA GTGCCCTAAGACAGTGGAAAACTTCTGTGTTCACAGCAGAAATGGTTATTATAATGGGCATACATTTCACCGTATAATTAAG GGCTTCATGATTCAGACAGGAGATCCAACAGGTACTGGTATGGGAGGAGAAAGCATATGGGGAGGAGAATTTGAAGATGAATTTCATTCAACATTACGACATGACAGACCATACACACTCAGCATGGCTAACGCGGGATCAAATACTAATGGATCCCAGTTTTTCATAACAGTAGTACCAACA CCTTGGCTTGATAATAAGCACACAGTATTTGGACGAGTGACTAAAGGAATGGAAGTTGTACAGAGGATCTCCAACGTCAAAGTCAATCCCAAAACAGATAAGCCCTATGAGGATGTCAGCATCATAAATATTACTGTCAAGTAA